GGAAACACTTATAATCCTAATGCATAATCTTGTTGGTGAGAGGTAAATATGTTGATACACAATCTCTCTCTTTCCATATATGCGCTTTATGATTCTCAATGAAAGTTGTGAATTATCAGGTGGCCTCTAATTGCTGGGAGGATTCCAGGGAGAACAGCGGAGGAGATTGAAAAATACTGGACTTCAAGATATTCAACAAGTGAATGAAAATGAAAGTATCTACTATGTTTTTGCTTTCCATAACAAtgcaaatgatttttttttctatcgAAGTGGCTGTGTTAGTTGTATAAGTTTAGAAAGATAGAGAATTTAATTTGTTGGCTTTCAATGGGTTTCATTTTCTGCTTTTAATTAATCTTGGAAGTATACTTCTTGGCAAGTGTTTCATGGTGtttcaatttttagaatttaagctTTTCATTGAAGTTTGACATTAGCTTGTTAGGTGAAAGTAaataaacttcacaacattcagaTTGGCAATTTCTATTTGAAGTTTGACACAAGCGTTATATtctttttttaagcaagagtcgCACGACAAGACTAGGTGATACCTCTTGATACTAGGTAATAACTCTCGACTCCGACACAGCGAGGTTAACTCCCACACATCTTTACTTGAATAACTAAACTGTTAAAATGCTTAAGGTAAGTTGCATAACAAAGTTTCCATCCGACTCAAAATGCGACATCGTGACCTAATACATAATCAATtgttttttttctcaatttttttgttttttttttattttttttggctaCACTGGCCTGAAAACCAAAAATACTACAAAAAAAGCCCCTTGCTCCTCTCGTATCAGAGCTCTCAATAAAATCAGCGTTAATCAAATGTCTTATTTTAACGGGAGGCTGAGTTATCCACACACCCTTTAATACTTTTGCAGCGCCTCCATTTGCTGGGAAATCAGCCACAACGTTTGCCTTTTAATACctttgtgaaaaaaaaaatatgtatcaatgTTTTCGATTAAGGCGGGCAAACCTCATGGAACTAGAACCTCCTTCTTGCACATAAGGATAGCATAAGTGGAATCACTCTAACTTGTTGAAACTCATATCTTTAGCCAACATCGTAGCATCCCTTATAGCCCAGAGTTCAGCCACGTTGTTATCACTTTTGAATACATGCTTGGCATAACATGCATAGAAGCCACCATGATCCCCACGGATAACATCTCCAAACCAACCATATCCAAATCATTAGACGCACCATCGCAGTTTAACTTCACGAAGCCATGTTTTTGGTAAACCCAAGGATCTGGCACTTCAATAGTTCTACATTGTACCTATCTTAAACGATTAGAAACACTGAAAAGTTCTCCTTAAGTGCCCTCGCATGTACCCTTGGAGCATGAACATGATTTTTTTAAAAATCCATCCATTCCTTCCTTTCCAGATAGACCATAAGACGAAAGGAAGAATATACTGCCATTCAATTCCATTTACCATCCCTCTAAAATTGCACCAACTTTTCAGAATTGCAGGATACATTTATACAAAGTCAAGTTGAAATCCTATCCATTCTTGAATTTTCCTTCATGAAGGTCCAGTAAccctaaaataaaaaaacaaatggtGAAGAATTTCAAAATCATTGCTACATAGGCTGCACCCTAGATgatttcgattatattttcaaTAAAGATACTCATTAAGACTTAGTCTATTATGGCAAAAGAGccacatacaaaaaaaaataatttccgTGGACGTTTAAGTTTCCACAAAAAATTACAATCAAAGTTGGGAACATGATTTCCCAAGTTCTTGGATATTAAAAACTTATGCGCCACTTTCACGGTAATATTTCTACTCTTACTCCCTAACAAGACCAGCTGATCAATGTGCTCTCCATCTCCGGAAAACCGGTATAACCTTAATATCAGCAACCACCTGTTTATGAATGAAATTGTCAATAGCAAATAAATTCCAGCTCCTTTTCTGTATATCTGAAATATCTTTAACCCTCATATTACTAGTATAAGCAAtgatagaaagaagcaaatttcaCATCCAAGGGTCATTCCACAAGTCAATAGATGCGCCACCACCTATATTCCACTTAATGTATTCTTTAATTTCATCTTTTCCTTAAAGAATACTCCAACTGGTGGAGCATCTCTTTTTAGCATCACACAACCAGAAATCACTTTCAGCAAAATATTTGTCCTTTAATAGCTTTGAAACTTGACATTCGGGATTAACAAAGATTCCTCAAAGTGTTTTTACTAATAAAGCCAGATTATTAACCTTCCCCGCCAAGTTCT
This is a stretch of genomic DNA from Papaver somniferum cultivar HN1 chromosome 1, ASM357369v1, whole genome shotgun sequence. It encodes these proteins:
- the LOC113333511 gene encoding transcription factor CPC-like, whose amino-acid sequence is MANLDDQSSVDTSVDSQEENSTDSRLHFSEAEETLIILMHNLVGERWPLIAGRIPGRTAEEIEKYWTSRYSTSE